From the genome of Kryptolebias marmoratus isolate JLee-2015 linkage group LG19, ASM164957v2, whole genome shotgun sequence, one region includes:
- the kif26bb gene encoding kinesin-like protein KIF26B isoform X2 — protein MCHRADDVSLGDRIRMSFGAGSAWRGSAPGAPGAPGSGRSGRKVAGCEKCSAALVALKKQALSLAVHHHFSCKETSDLSAFLHDNLRVHSRLNTESRDRDRELGLCGSCGTNPNQLKQEAIHLALSRSNSLAKPPFEPSLSAGAALGQSETKHGDKVSREAGHQPRSQTHSPHVPRSPRTPQRTPQRTPQTLRRRGPKLPNQDMDRWVEEQQQLVASKSVTNADGVTLSSYHKAADGATLRCRDDTGMVQMSSKIPHISRVVTIANTAAMSLLARAAEKLNLTLRKKGQASDPTPSNLSTCFRDIIQKNPPPIPSCLLQAAARTKDSPDVAKVKVVLRVSRLLSESQGQPPVLRIDPSKKRVTIMDPATKNLPHSTMTLGREGKSPLKTFNFDAAYSQDLGQAEVCAGVLSDVIRCVLSGSDGCVLGLGCADVGSWSSMVGSSENIQKLGLIPCAISWLYSAIERRRERTWTDLTVSVSAIELCCGEEDTLRDLLGEVGPSPGSTQDSPKAHVRVQEDSVCGIQIRNHNRVKAPTAERAASLLDAAIAARRHTDFVTYLCHSSIMFFTLYVQPPRTESNTIGKGSRGITKLTMIDVCSGMRGVSKNKPPHSELGPIVLSLLSGHKTVPSKASKLSLLLRESMAHPNCHVAVIAQVADSLAQLHESFSTIQLASRIRRTQKRTKQSTSCSPCGRSLTKEKRGPQTLSLRAFHSTEEVDADFRPFRLRGQMDRSSSDQSCDTVIQINSDGAVHSKGAAVLKQPKFLPIIPSLHPSKADLVDPEFTALLEELLRIPQLHGEKTEESAQGDAEALKAEQKQPERDCLKCDTFAELQERLGCIDGSEMTMDVLKSSLKGASLKNILTKSQHQKEASKAPQTLLNMGMGCSQICFGEKQTDSAHPGDNFQREDSGLFDCEECSATSSSEELLNQALGLSMTGRSELPNTRLVKSGNNVPSKGFAANSQEKTATSSSALQPSEKQESPESADWLKPDKRASPVGKCSPISPSSTYSSSQSLAKSVIIGDVLPNYTTEDVKEMKATITVTVQQPLDQTGQDELVFSMVEEVTISGAYDRGNTSGNIICIRDPAQPQAHGQSAACSQPIRIISDVSDDSSAAASSVVQPVGADANNKKSQYQFKREKGLLPSFINPMLINTDINCDLDGAKKKDTPQENFQDVKLKPEPKINTVKCQEGKNNIEKQNEILASETHHVKKSVKVYYSSCSQVSSKTEVLKDKEYCKRPEENKMGEKRHENIDKGHPRQCEHVCSSNNQQVPEGGKIACRHVGNTPQRTGASPGCQEINPASCETGNLPRGWQNPSRQDNHSREVTSSNPCSPGDTLERRHGRQEPTVHHNVYTSSSSPKLATKFKQDSSSSLRKASGTLLAASLIGKHDSISSKLKSPAENSSRLFSTKLEQLASRTNSLGRTSRDFPTLERGSSNTSMSSKGSSKGSTEAGRKASFKENYEGDCTFPRANRSPRRHPHSDHHFFHSENPVPQSAKSTHSKLSAVGKLKMGSPKVRRLSAPSIKNLSQSNKSLQHSNRSASLSPDCKTVSFERTSSFFSSSPPRSYRSVSRTPSQSSTCSSTKSAIQGFVNGRISDLLRERSSSPTSAGLDQMTPLLSPYSQVTAPRMPDDLSGHASDTTSILSGDLPPAMGKTSLHFSNRSSMVSSGYGSMVRDSEATGSNMSNRESVSDWSGSLLSVTRSSRSSRRRGNTGSHQRRLSHDAPGPMKRSASGPRSRWMDRGIPEAYDIKVYEIDSMKRMQKRAGTDKQGHACFSVKLQFLEQRHLRTSEVRVKCNNQRREVERVHHSHMLEPAKWIQELDLWQTFEADSPERLEATEEVTAQLENRVNFCEANITVVTNFDTSTWRQRKRRQKEH, from the exons CTTCACGACAACCTTCGTGTCCACAGTCGTCTCAACACAGAGTCcagggacagagacagggagCTAGGTCTGTGTGGATCCTGTGGGACCAACCCAAACCAGCTCAAGCAGGAGGCCATCCACCTGGCTCTGAGTCGCAGCAACTCGTTAGCCAAACCTCCGTTTGAACCTAGCCTCAGCGCCGGAGCAGCTCTGGGACAGAGTGAGACAAAGCATGGGGACAAAGTCTCGAGGGAGGCTGGGCATCAGCCTCGCAGTCAAACGCACAGTCCTCACGTCCCACGGAGCCCCAGGACGCCTCAGAGGACTCCTCAGAGGACTCCTCAAACCCTCAGACGGAGAGGGCCCAAGCTCCCCAACCAGGACATGGACCGCtgggtggaggagcagcagcagctggtggcCTCTAAATCTGTGACCAATGCAGATGGTGTCACCCTAAGTTCCTACCATAAG GCTGCAGATGGTGCCACACTGAGATGCAGGGATGACACCGGGATGGTTCAGATGAGCTCCAAGATCCCTCACATCTCCAGAGTAGTGACCATCGCCAACACCGCTGCTATGTCTCTATTGGCCAG GGCAGCTGAGAAGCTCAACTTGACATTGAGGAAAAAGGGTCAGGCTTCTGATCCAACTCCCTCCAATCTCTCCACCTGCTTCAGGGATATCATCCAGAAAAACCCACCACCGATCCCCTCCTGCCTGCTGCAAGCTGCCGCCCGAACCAAAGACTCACCCGATGTAGCCAAG GTGAAAGTCGTGCTGAGGGTGAGCCGACTGCTGTCAGAGAGCCAAGGCCAGCCACCTGTTCTCCGGATTGACCCATCCAAGAAAAGAGTCACTATAATGGACCCAGCCACCAAAAACCTACCTCACTCCACAATGACACTGGGCAGGGAAGGCAAAAGTCCACTGAAGACCTTCAACTTTGATGCAGCCTATTCTCAAGATTTAGGCCAG GCCGAGGTGTGCGCCGGCGTCCTGTCTGATGTCATCCGCTGTGTCCTCAGTGGCAGCGATGGATGCGTTTTGGGTTTGGGATGTGCTGATGTGG GGTCCTGGTCCAGCATGGTGGGCAGCAGTGAGAACATCCAGAAGCTCGGCCTGATCCCCTGTGCCATCTCCTGGCTGTACAGCGCCATCGAGCGGCGGCGGGAGAGGACCTGGACCGATCTGACCGTGTCGGTGTCCGCCATCGAGCTGTGCTGCGGCGAGGAGGATACCCTGAGGGATCTGCTGGGAGAGGTTGGCCCCTCACCAGGCAGCACCCAGGACAGCCCAAAAGCCCACGTTAGAGTTCAGGAGGACTCTGTCTGTGGGATACAG ATCCGTAACCATAACCGGGTGAAGGCCCCCACGGCTGAGCGAGCAGCGTCTCTGCTGGACGCGGCCATTGCAGCTCGTCGACACACGGACTTTGTTACCTACTTGTGTCACAGCTCTATAATGTTTTTCACGCTTTACGTCCAGCCCCCTCGGACAGAAAGCAACACCATTGGAAAAG GCTCAAGAGGCATCACTAAGCTGACCATGATAGATGTGTGTAGTGGTATGAGGGgtgtgagcaaaaacaaaccccCTCATTCTGAACTGGGCCCCATTGTCTTGTCTCTCCTGAGTGGACATAAAACCGTCCCCAGCAA GGCCAGCAAATTGTCGCTGCTCCTTCGAGAATCCATGGCTCATCCAAACTGCCACGTGGCCGTGATCGCTCAGGTTGCCGACTCGCTGGCACAACTTCACGAGAGCTTCTCTACCATCCAGCTGGCTTCTCGCATTCGCAGGACACAAAAGAGGACCAAG CAATCTACATCATGCTCTCCTTGTGGGAGGAGTTTgaccaaagaaaaaagagggCCTCAGACTTTGTCCCTACGAGCTTTCCACTCCACCGAAGAGGTAGATGCAGATTTCCGTCCTTTCCGGCTACGTGGTCAGATGGATCGTTCCAGCAGCGACCAGTCCTGTGACACCGTCATCCAAATTAATTCAGATGGTGCGGTCCATTCTAAAGGAGCCGCAGTGCTGAAACAACCCAAGTTTCTACCTATCATACCTTCTTTGCATCCCAGTAAAGCTGACTTGGTTGATCCAGAGTTTACGGCTCTTCTAGAGGAGCTTCTCAGAATTCCTCAGCTGCACGGAGAAAAGACGGAGGAATCTGCTCAGGGGGACGCTGAAGCTctgaaagcagaacaaaaacaaccagagagAGATTGTCTTAAATGCGATACATTTGCTGAACTTCAGGAACGTTTAGGTTGTATTGATGGGAGTGAGATGACCATGGATGTGCTGAAATCTTCCTTAAAAGGTGCCTCGCTTAAGAATATTTTAACCAAATCACAGCATCAGAAAGAAGCATCCAAAGCACCACAAACATTGTTGAACATGGGTATGGGTTGcagtcagatttgttttggagaaaagcaaacagacaGTGCTCACCCCGGAGATAATTTCCAGAGAGAGGATTCTGGTCTGTTTGACTGTGAGGAGTGCAGTGCAACTAGTTCCAGTGAGGAGCTGCTGAATCAAGCTCTGGGTCTTAGTATGACTGGTCGTTCTGAGCTTCCCAACACTAGACTTGTCAAGTCAGGTAATAATGTCCCCTCCAAGGGCTTTGCTGCAAACTCTCAGGAAAAGACAGCCACCAGTTCCTCTGCACTTCAGCCGTCAGAAAAACAGGAGAGTCCCGAATCGGCTGACTGGCTCAAACCAGACAAAAGAGCTTCGCCAGTTGGTAAATGCTCCCCCATATCTCCTTCCTCCACTTATTCCTCTTCACAGTCGTTGGCGAAAAGTGTTATAATTGGAGATGTCTTACCTAACTACACCACAGAGGATGTTAAGGAAATGAAGGCCACTATCACGGTGACCGTTCAACAACCGCTGGATCAAACGGGTCAAGATGAACTTGTCTTCTCTATGGTAGAGGAGGTGACCATCAGTGGAGCATATGACAGAGGGAACACAAGTGGAAACATTATTTGTATCAGAGACCCTGCGCAGCCTCAAGCACACGGCCAAAGCGCTGCTTGCTCTCAACCAATCAGGATTATCAGTGACGTCAGTGACGactcttcagctgcagcttcttctgTTGTTCAGCCTGTAGGCGCAgatgcaaacaacaaaaagagccAATATCAgttcaaaagagaaaaaggactCCTCCCTTCGTTTATAAATCCCATGCTGATTAATACAGATATAAACTGTGATTTGGATGGTGCCAAAAAAAAGGATACTCCTCAGGAAAATTTTCAAGATGTGAAGTTAAAGCCCGAGCCTAAAATAAATACTGTCAAATgccaagaaggaaaaaataatattgaGAAGCAAAATGAAATTTTAGCTTCTGAGACACACCATGTTAAGAAGTCGGTTAAGGTATACTACTCATCTTGTAGTCAAGTTTCTTCTAAAACCGAAGTCTTGAAAGATAAGGAGTACTGCAAAAGgccagaagaaaacaaaatgggtgaaaaaagacatgaaaataTAGACAAAGGTCACCCTAGACAATGTGAGCATGTTTGTTCCTCTAACAACCAACAGGTCCCAGAAGGGGGGAAAATTGCTTGCAGACATGTTGGGAACACCCCCCAGAGAACTGGTGCGTCACCTGGTTGCCAAGAAATCAACCCAGCGTCCTGTGAAACAGGCAATTTACCACGAGGCTGGCAAAATCCCAGCCGCCAAGACAACCACTCAAGGGAGGTGACATCATCTAATCCATGTAGCCCAGGGGACACTTTGGAGAGGAGGCATGGCAGACAGGAGCCTACTGTACACCACAATGTTTATACCTCGTCGTCTTCTCCAAAACTTGCAACAAAGTTCAAACAGGATTCTAGCAGCTCTCTCAGAAAGGCCTCAGGAACGTTACTGGCTGCAAGTCTAATAGGAAAACATGACAGTATAAGCAGCAAGCTAAAGTCCCCCGCTGAGAACAGTAGCAGGCTTTTCAGTACCAAATTAGAGCAGCTGGCTAGTAGGACTAATTCCCTTGGAAGGACCTCAAGGGACTTTCCAACTCTGGAAAGAGGCAGCAGTAACACCTCTATGAGCTCTAAGGGAAGCTCCAAGGGAAGCACTGAAGCAGGTCGTAAAgcaagttttaaagaaaattatgagGGAGATTGTACCTTTCCAAGGGCCAACAGGAGCCCCAGAAGACATCCCCACTCTGACCATCACTTCTTCCATTCTGAAAACCCTGTACCCCAATCTGCTAAGAGTACCCATTCAAAGCTTTCCGCTGTTGGGAAACTTAAGATGGGAAGTCCCAAAGTCCGTCGACTGTCTGCCCCCAGCATCAAGAACCTCAGTCAGTCCAACAAAAGCCTGCAACATTCCAACCGTAGCGCCAGCCTGTCACCCGACTGCAAAACAGTTAGCTTTGAGCGgacctcctcctttttttcctcttcccctCCGCGATCTTATCGCTCCGTCAGCCGGACTCCAAGCCAGAGCTCCACGTGCTCCTCTACAAAGTCCGCCATTCAAGGATTTGTCAATGGCCGGATCTCAGACCTCCTTAGGGAAAGGTCCTCCAGCCCCACCTCAGCAGGACTGGATCAGATGACCCCTCTCCTCTCCCCATACAGCCAGGTGACTGCTCCCCGCATGCCTGACGACCTGAGCGGGCACGCCAGCGACACCACCAGTATTCTGAGTGGAGATTTGCCTCCAGCCATGGGGAAGACGTCCCTGCATTTCTCTAACAGGAGCAGTATGGTGAGCAGTGGCTATGGCAGCATGGTGAGGGACAGTGAAGCCACAGGCAGCAACATGTCCAACCGAGAATCCGTCAGTGACTGGAGCGGCTCGCTCCTCAGTGTGACTCGCAGCAGCCGATCATCTCGCAGGAGAGGGAACACAG GTTCTCATCAGCGTCGTCTTTCCCACGATGCCCCTGGGCCGATGAAACGCTCTGCGAGCGGACCGCGGTCCCGCTGGATGGACCGGGGCATTCCAGAGGCCTACGACATTAAGGTGTATGAGATCGACAGCATGAAAAGGATGCAGAAAAGAGCAGGTACTGACAAACAG GGCCATGCGTGCTTCAGCGTCAAGCTGCAGTTTTTGGAGCAGCGTCATCTGAGGACCTCAGAGGTTCGAGTCAAATGCAACAACCAGAGGAGAGAGGTGGAGCGGGTCCATCACAGCCACATGCTGGAGCCCGCCAAGTGGATCCAAGAGC TCGACCTGTGGCAGACTTTCGAGGCGGACTCCCCGGAGCGTCTGGAGGCCACTGAGGAGGTGACGGCTCAGCTGGAGAACAGGGTCAACTTCTGCGAGGCCAACATCACGGTGGTCACCAACTTTGACACTTCCACCTGGAGGCAGCGCAAGAGACGACAAAAAGAGCATTAG
- the kif26bb gene encoding kinesin-like protein KIF26B isoform X1, with product MCHRADDVSLGDRIRMSFGAGSAWRGSAPGAPGAPGSGRSGRKVAGCEKCSAALVALKKQALSLAVHHHFSCKETSDLSAFLHDNLRVHSRLNTESRDRDRELGLCGSCGTNPNQLKQEAIHLALSRSNSLAKPPFEPSLSAGAALGQSETKHGDKVSREAGHQPRSQTHSPHVPRSPRTPQRTPQRTPQTLRRRGPKLPNQDMDRWVEEQQQLVASKSVTNADGVTLSSYHKAADGATLRCRDDTGMVQMSSKIPHISRVVTIANTAAMSLLARAAEKLNLTLRKKGQASDPTPSNLSTCFRDIIQKNPPPIPSCLLQAAARTKDSPDVAKVKVVLRVSRLLSESQGQPPVLRIDPSKKRVTIMDPATKNLPHSTMTLGREGKSPLKTFNFDAAYSQDLGQAEVCAGVLSDVIRCVLSGSDGCVLGLGCADVGSWSSMVGSSENIQKLGLIPCAISWLYSAIERRRERTWTDLTVSVSAIELCCGEEDTLRDLLGEVGPSPGSTQDSPKAHVRVQEDSVCGIQIRNHNRVKAPTAERAASLLDAAIAARRHTDFVTYLCHSSIMFFTLYVQPPRTESNTIGKGSRGITKLTMIDVCSGMRGVSKNKPPHSELGPIVLSLLSGHKTVPSKASKLSLLLRESMAHPNCHVAVIAQVADSLAQLHESFSTIQLASRIRRTQKRTKQSTSCSPCGRSLTKEKRGPQTLSLRAFHSTEEVDADFRPFRLRGQMDRSSSDQSCDTVIQINSDGAVHSKGAAVLKQPKFLPIIPSLHPSKADLVDPEFTALLEELLRIPQLHGEKTEESAQGDAEALKAEQKQPERDCLKCDTFAELQERLGCIDGSEMTMDVLKSSLKGASLKNILTKSQHQKEASKAPQTLLNMGMGCSQICFGEKQTDSAHPGDNFQREDSGLFDCEECSATSSSEELLNQALGLSMTGRSELPNTRLVKSGNNVPSKGFAANSQEKTATSSSALQPSEKQESPESADWLKPDKRASPVGKCSPISPSSTYSSSQSLAKSVIIGDVLPNYTTEDVKEMKATITVTVQQPLDQTGQDELVFSMVEEVTISGAYDRGNTSGNIICIRDPAQPQAHGQSAACSQPIRIISDVSDDSSAAASSVVQPVGADANNKKSQYQFKREKGLLPSFINPMLINTDINCDLDGAKKKDTPQENFQDVKLKPEPKINTVKCQEGKNNIEKQNEILASETHHVKKSVKVYYSSCSQVSSKTEVLKDKEYCKRPEENKMGEKRHENIDKGHPRQCEHVCSSNNQQVPEGGKIACRHVGNTPQRTGASPGCQEINPASCETGNLPRGWQNPSRQDNHSREVTSSNPCSPGDTLERRHGRQEPTVHHNVYTSSSSPKLATKFKQDSSSSLRKASGTLLAASLIGKHDSISSKLKSPAENSSRLFSTKLEQLASRTNSLGRTSRDFPTLERGSSNTSMSSKGSSKGSTEAGRKASFKENYEGDCTFPRANRSPRRHPHSDHHFFHSENPVPQSAKSTHSKLSAVGKLKMGSPKVRRLSAPSIKNLSQSNKSLQHSNRSASLSPDCKTVSFERTSSFFSSSPPRSYRSVSRTPSQSSTCSSTKSAIQGFVNGRISDLLRERSSSPTSAGLDQMTPLLSPYSQVTAPRMPDDLSGHASDTTSILSGDLPPAMGKTSLHFSNRSSMVSSGYGSMVRDSEATGSNMSNRESVSDWSGSLLSVTRSSRSSRRRGNTGSHQRRLSHDAPGPMKRSASGPRSRWMDRGIPEAYDIKVYEIDSMKRMQKRAGPCVLQRQAAVFGAASSEDLRGSSQMQQPEERGGAGPSQPHAGARQVDPRAPVDREKSQTAFKLCGGRPVADFRGGLPGASGGH from the exons CTTCACGACAACCTTCGTGTCCACAGTCGTCTCAACACAGAGTCcagggacagagacagggagCTAGGTCTGTGTGGATCCTGTGGGACCAACCCAAACCAGCTCAAGCAGGAGGCCATCCACCTGGCTCTGAGTCGCAGCAACTCGTTAGCCAAACCTCCGTTTGAACCTAGCCTCAGCGCCGGAGCAGCTCTGGGACAGAGTGAGACAAAGCATGGGGACAAAGTCTCGAGGGAGGCTGGGCATCAGCCTCGCAGTCAAACGCACAGTCCTCACGTCCCACGGAGCCCCAGGACGCCTCAGAGGACTCCTCAGAGGACTCCTCAAACCCTCAGACGGAGAGGGCCCAAGCTCCCCAACCAGGACATGGACCGCtgggtggaggagcagcagcagctggtggcCTCTAAATCTGTGACCAATGCAGATGGTGTCACCCTAAGTTCCTACCATAAG GCTGCAGATGGTGCCACACTGAGATGCAGGGATGACACCGGGATGGTTCAGATGAGCTCCAAGATCCCTCACATCTCCAGAGTAGTGACCATCGCCAACACCGCTGCTATGTCTCTATTGGCCAG GGCAGCTGAGAAGCTCAACTTGACATTGAGGAAAAAGGGTCAGGCTTCTGATCCAACTCCCTCCAATCTCTCCACCTGCTTCAGGGATATCATCCAGAAAAACCCACCACCGATCCCCTCCTGCCTGCTGCAAGCTGCCGCCCGAACCAAAGACTCACCCGATGTAGCCAAG GTGAAAGTCGTGCTGAGGGTGAGCCGACTGCTGTCAGAGAGCCAAGGCCAGCCACCTGTTCTCCGGATTGACCCATCCAAGAAAAGAGTCACTATAATGGACCCAGCCACCAAAAACCTACCTCACTCCACAATGACACTGGGCAGGGAAGGCAAAAGTCCACTGAAGACCTTCAACTTTGATGCAGCCTATTCTCAAGATTTAGGCCAG GCCGAGGTGTGCGCCGGCGTCCTGTCTGATGTCATCCGCTGTGTCCTCAGTGGCAGCGATGGATGCGTTTTGGGTTTGGGATGTGCTGATGTGG GGTCCTGGTCCAGCATGGTGGGCAGCAGTGAGAACATCCAGAAGCTCGGCCTGATCCCCTGTGCCATCTCCTGGCTGTACAGCGCCATCGAGCGGCGGCGGGAGAGGACCTGGACCGATCTGACCGTGTCGGTGTCCGCCATCGAGCTGTGCTGCGGCGAGGAGGATACCCTGAGGGATCTGCTGGGAGAGGTTGGCCCCTCACCAGGCAGCACCCAGGACAGCCCAAAAGCCCACGTTAGAGTTCAGGAGGACTCTGTCTGTGGGATACAG ATCCGTAACCATAACCGGGTGAAGGCCCCCACGGCTGAGCGAGCAGCGTCTCTGCTGGACGCGGCCATTGCAGCTCGTCGACACACGGACTTTGTTACCTACTTGTGTCACAGCTCTATAATGTTTTTCACGCTTTACGTCCAGCCCCCTCGGACAGAAAGCAACACCATTGGAAAAG GCTCAAGAGGCATCACTAAGCTGACCATGATAGATGTGTGTAGTGGTATGAGGGgtgtgagcaaaaacaaaccccCTCATTCTGAACTGGGCCCCATTGTCTTGTCTCTCCTGAGTGGACATAAAACCGTCCCCAGCAA GGCCAGCAAATTGTCGCTGCTCCTTCGAGAATCCATGGCTCATCCAAACTGCCACGTGGCCGTGATCGCTCAGGTTGCCGACTCGCTGGCACAACTTCACGAGAGCTTCTCTACCATCCAGCTGGCTTCTCGCATTCGCAGGACACAAAAGAGGACCAAG CAATCTACATCATGCTCTCCTTGTGGGAGGAGTTTgaccaaagaaaaaagagggCCTCAGACTTTGTCCCTACGAGCTTTCCACTCCACCGAAGAGGTAGATGCAGATTTCCGTCCTTTCCGGCTACGTGGTCAGATGGATCGTTCCAGCAGCGACCAGTCCTGTGACACCGTCATCCAAATTAATTCAGATGGTGCGGTCCATTCTAAAGGAGCCGCAGTGCTGAAACAACCCAAGTTTCTACCTATCATACCTTCTTTGCATCCCAGTAAAGCTGACTTGGTTGATCCAGAGTTTACGGCTCTTCTAGAGGAGCTTCTCAGAATTCCTCAGCTGCACGGAGAAAAGACGGAGGAATCTGCTCAGGGGGACGCTGAAGCTctgaaagcagaacaaaaacaaccagagagAGATTGTCTTAAATGCGATACATTTGCTGAACTTCAGGAACGTTTAGGTTGTATTGATGGGAGTGAGATGACCATGGATGTGCTGAAATCTTCCTTAAAAGGTGCCTCGCTTAAGAATATTTTAACCAAATCACAGCATCAGAAAGAAGCATCCAAAGCACCACAAACATTGTTGAACATGGGTATGGGTTGcagtcagatttgttttggagaaaagcaaacagacaGTGCTCACCCCGGAGATAATTTCCAGAGAGAGGATTCTGGTCTGTTTGACTGTGAGGAGTGCAGTGCAACTAGTTCCAGTGAGGAGCTGCTGAATCAAGCTCTGGGTCTTAGTATGACTGGTCGTTCTGAGCTTCCCAACACTAGACTTGTCAAGTCAGGTAATAATGTCCCCTCCAAGGGCTTTGCTGCAAACTCTCAGGAAAAGACAGCCACCAGTTCCTCTGCACTTCAGCCGTCAGAAAAACAGGAGAGTCCCGAATCGGCTGACTGGCTCAAACCAGACAAAAGAGCTTCGCCAGTTGGTAAATGCTCCCCCATATCTCCTTCCTCCACTTATTCCTCTTCACAGTCGTTGGCGAAAAGTGTTATAATTGGAGATGTCTTACCTAACTACACCACAGAGGATGTTAAGGAAATGAAGGCCACTATCACGGTGACCGTTCAACAACCGCTGGATCAAACGGGTCAAGATGAACTTGTCTTCTCTATGGTAGAGGAGGTGACCATCAGTGGAGCATATGACAGAGGGAACACAAGTGGAAACATTATTTGTATCAGAGACCCTGCGCAGCCTCAAGCACACGGCCAAAGCGCTGCTTGCTCTCAACCAATCAGGATTATCAGTGACGTCAGTGACGactcttcagctgcagcttcttctgTTGTTCAGCCTGTAGGCGCAgatgcaaacaacaaaaagagccAATATCAgttcaaaagagaaaaaggactCCTCCCTTCGTTTATAAATCCCATGCTGATTAATACAGATATAAACTGTGATTTGGATGGTGCCAAAAAAAAGGATACTCCTCAGGAAAATTTTCAAGATGTGAAGTTAAAGCCCGAGCCTAAAATAAATACTGTCAAATgccaagaaggaaaaaataatattgaGAAGCAAAATGAAATTTTAGCTTCTGAGACACACCATGTTAAGAAGTCGGTTAAGGTATACTACTCATCTTGTAGTCAAGTTTCTTCTAAAACCGAAGTCTTGAAAGATAAGGAGTACTGCAAAAGgccagaagaaaacaaaatgggtgaaaaaagacatgaaaataTAGACAAAGGTCACCCTAGACAATGTGAGCATGTTTGTTCCTCTAACAACCAACAGGTCCCAGAAGGGGGGAAAATTGCTTGCAGACATGTTGGGAACACCCCCCAGAGAACTGGTGCGTCACCTGGTTGCCAAGAAATCAACCCAGCGTCCTGTGAAACAGGCAATTTACCACGAGGCTGGCAAAATCCCAGCCGCCAAGACAACCACTCAAGGGAGGTGACATCATCTAATCCATGTAGCCCAGGGGACACTTTGGAGAGGAGGCATGGCAGACAGGAGCCTACTGTACACCACAATGTTTATACCTCGTCGTCTTCTCCAAAACTTGCAACAAAGTTCAAACAGGATTCTAGCAGCTCTCTCAGAAAGGCCTCAGGAACGTTACTGGCTGCAAGTCTAATAGGAAAACATGACAGTATAAGCAGCAAGCTAAAGTCCCCCGCTGAGAACAGTAGCAGGCTTTTCAGTACCAAATTAGAGCAGCTGGCTAGTAGGACTAATTCCCTTGGAAGGACCTCAAGGGACTTTCCAACTCTGGAAAGAGGCAGCAGTAACACCTCTATGAGCTCTAAGGGAAGCTCCAAGGGAAGCACTGAAGCAGGTCGTAAAgcaagttttaaagaaaattatgagGGAGATTGTACCTTTCCAAGGGCCAACAGGAGCCCCAGAAGACATCCCCACTCTGACCATCACTTCTTCCATTCTGAAAACCCTGTACCCCAATCTGCTAAGAGTACCCATTCAAAGCTTTCCGCTGTTGGGAAACTTAAGATGGGAAGTCCCAAAGTCCGTCGACTGTCTGCCCCCAGCATCAAGAACCTCAGTCAGTCCAACAAAAGCCTGCAACATTCCAACCGTAGCGCCAGCCTGTCACCCGACTGCAAAACAGTTAGCTTTGAGCGgacctcctcctttttttcctcttcccctCCGCGATCTTATCGCTCCGTCAGCCGGACTCCAAGCCAGAGCTCCACGTGCTCCTCTACAAAGTCCGCCATTCAAGGATTTGTCAATGGCCGGATCTCAGACCTCCTTAGGGAAAGGTCCTCCAGCCCCACCTCAGCAGGACTGGATCAGATGACCCCTCTCCTCTCCCCATACAGCCAGGTGACTGCTCCCCGCATGCCTGACGACCTGAGCGGGCACGCCAGCGACACCACCAGTATTCTGAGTGGAGATTTGCCTCCAGCCATGGGGAAGACGTCCCTGCATTTCTCTAACAGGAGCAGTATGGTGAGCAGTGGCTATGGCAGCATGGTGAGGGACAGTGAAGCCACAGGCAGCAACATGTCCAACCGAGAATCCGTCAGTGACTGGAGCGGCTCGCTCCTCAGTGTGACTCGCAGCAGCCGATCATCTCGCAGGAGAGGGAACACAG GTTCTCATCAGCGTCGTCTTTCCCACGATGCCCCTGGGCCGATGAAACGCTCTGCGAGCGGACCGCGGTCCCGCTGGATGGACCGGGGCATTCCAGAGGCCTACGACATTAAGGTGTATGAGATCGACAGCATGAAAAGGATGCAGAAAAGAGCAG GGCCATGCGTGCTTCAGCGTCAAGCTGCAGTTTTTGGAGCAGCGTCATCTGAGGACCTCAGAGGTTCGAGTCAAATGCAACAACCAGAGGAGAGAGGTGGAGCGGGTCCATCACAGCCACATGCTGGAGCCCGCCAAGTGGATCCAAGAGCGCCAGTAGATCGGGAAAAGTCTCAGACAGCATTCAAACTGTGTGGAGG TCGACCTGTGGCAGACTTTCGAGGCGGACTCCCCGGAGCGTCTGGAGGCCACTGA